The proteins below are encoded in one region of Sphingobacterium sp. R2:
- a CDS encoding OmpA family protein: MKNLVFPMSVLTASLFVIGCGVSKKQYAGLQSDYNKLQTEHSQLNKQYQDGQLQIAEGRTRIKSLEDQLATEKQNNADLRSAYVALQKSLDNSINQNSQGNINISKLVDEINASNKYIKHLVETKNKSDSLNLVLSNNLTRSLSREELQEVDVQVLKGVVYISLADNMLYKSGSYEINDRADQTLSKIAKIIQDYRDYEVLIEGNTDTDPISKPNIRNNWDLSTLRASSVVQALQNKYGVDPKRLTAGGRGEYNPIADNTTALGKQRNRRTQIIITPKLDQFMELIDKAPEATEVPSAQ, translated from the coding sequence ATGAAGAATTTAGTTTTTCCAATGTCAGTATTGACAGCCAGTTTGTTTGTTATTGGATGCGGCGTCAGCAAAAAGCAATATGCTGGTTTGCAGTCTGACTACAATAAATTACAAACAGAGCATAGTCAGTTAAACAAGCAATATCAGGACGGGCAGCTTCAAATAGCGGAAGGTCGCACTAGAATTAAGAGTTTAGAGGATCAGCTAGCCACCGAAAAACAAAATAATGCTGATCTACGATCTGCTTACGTTGCTTTGCAGAAGTCGTTAGATAATAGTATTAATCAGAATTCACAGGGAAACATTAATATTTCAAAGTTGGTTGACGAAATCAACGCTTCAAACAAATACATTAAGCATCTCGTAGAAACGAAGAATAAATCCGACTCTTTAAACCTAGTATTATCAAACAATTTAACCAGATCACTTAGCCGTGAGGAGTTGCAGGAAGTGGATGTACAGGTCTTGAAAGGGGTGGTCTATATTTCACTTGCTGATAATATGCTTTACAAATCCGGCAGTTATGAAATTAACGATAGGGCAGATCAGACATTGAGTAAAATTGCAAAAATTATTCAGGATTATAGAGATTACGAAGTATTGATTGAAGGTAATACCGATACCGACCCGATTTCAAAACCTAATATTCGGAATAACTGGGATTTAAGTACCTTACGGGCTTCTTCTGTGGTACAGGCTTTACAAAATAAATATGGTGTGGATCCTAAACGCTTAACTGCAGGCGGTAGGGGAGAATATAATCCAATTGCAGATAACACAACGGCTCTAGGTAAGCAACGGAATAGAAGAACGCAGATTATTATCACCCCTAAATTGGATCAATTTATGGAGTTGATTGATAAGGCTCCGGAGGCTACTGAGGTACCATCGGCACAATAG
- a CDS encoding transglutaminase domain-containing protein, with product MRQFLTLFLIFSIYTNSIAQNFDFGKVSISDFSRIDLDSNAHAIVLNEFGQSSVFVDDYDNRIKLLHEYHVLIRIIDKEGFKKANFEIPSYKRGNYIRDYFDELKAVTYNLENGRIERTELENKKVFKENYSAHLDLNKFTLPNIKEGSIIEVSYRTLEQDLFNFKTWEFQDDVPKIQSQYIAIIPASFTYNVALRGPYKLTDQKGEVLREYIFLDGLRMDCSKLTYKMNNVPAFIEEDYMTSPTNFKSAIYYELESIFYPSTGSKKTFSKTWKDVDVELTNEKTFGGQLKKTDVFKSSLATFISPNDSKLEKAKKVYNYINKQIKWNNHLGKYAETGVEKALEKRNGNIGDINLALVTALMAADLEAYPVILSTRRNGNPNALFPVLSDFDYVIACLDIDGVKYTLDASNAYLPFGELPLQCLNERGRIIYSKKSSNWFPLVATQFSEVNYALEGTLDDQLKIKGKLTISSRGNKAFLKRQHIAKFNSLEEYWEKMDEEMPNITLIKSSIQNLEDIDQILIEEFDVVADVSKQMGQDEIVLAPTIIDRVVHNPFKAQERTYPVDMGYKSKTLYSIKLTIPDQYEIVEKPQNASLVLPESTAKYKYVSQVDGNQIEILQSLTFNKPLFSVDEYFSLKELYSRIIQQQKVDLKLISKK from the coding sequence ATGCGCCAGTTTTTAACGTTGTTTTTAATATTTTCTATTTATACAAATAGTATCGCTCAAAACTTTGATTTTGGTAAAGTTTCTATTTCGGATTTCTCACGTATAGATTTGGATAGCAATGCCCATGCTATCGTTCTGAATGAGTTTGGCCAAAGCTCTGTTTTCGTGGATGATTATGATAATCGTATTAAACTGCTACATGAATACCATGTACTGATCCGCATCATAGATAAAGAAGGATTTAAAAAAGCTAATTTTGAAATTCCTTCTTATAAACGTGGAAATTATATACGTGACTACTTTGATGAATTAAAGGCTGTTACTTATAACTTAGAAAATGGTAGAATAGAGAGAACAGAGCTTGAAAATAAAAAAGTTTTCAAAGAAAATTATTCAGCACATCTGGACCTTAATAAATTCACACTTCCGAATATTAAAGAAGGATCTATTATTGAAGTGTCTTATCGAACGCTAGAGCAGGATTTATTTAATTTTAAAACATGGGAATTTCAAGATGATGTTCCTAAAATTCAAAGTCAATACATCGCTATCATACCTGCTTCTTTTACCTATAATGTAGCTTTACGTGGACCTTATAAACTTACCGATCAAAAAGGTGAAGTATTGCGAGAATATATTTTTCTAGATGGTTTACGAATGGATTGTTCAAAATTGACCTATAAAATGAACAACGTTCCGGCATTTATCGAAGAGGATTACATGACCTCCCCTACGAATTTTAAATCTGCAATTTATTATGAACTTGAATCGATTTTTTATCCGAGTACAGGCAGTAAGAAAACATTTAGCAAAACTTGGAAAGACGTAGATGTAGAACTGACGAATGAAAAGACTTTTGGCGGTCAATTAAAAAAAACAGACGTATTCAAATCCAGCTTAGCAACATTCATATCTCCTAATGACAGCAAACTTGAAAAAGCAAAAAAGGTATATAACTATATTAACAAACAAATAAAATGGAACAATCATTTAGGCAAATATGCGGAGACTGGCGTTGAAAAAGCACTTGAAAAACGAAATGGTAATATTGGGGATATTAATCTAGCATTAGTAACCGCTTTAATGGCTGCAGACCTAGAAGCATACCCTGTCATTCTCTCGACCCGCCGAAATGGTAACCCTAATGCACTTTTCCCTGTGTTATCTGACTTTGACTACGTCATCGCTTGCTTGGATATCGATGGTGTAAAATATACATTGGATGCCTCTAATGCTTATTTGCCTTTTGGAGAATTGCCCTTGCAATGTTTAAATGAACGGGGAAGAATCATCTACTCTAAAAAAAGCTCAAATTGGTTCCCACTTGTAGCGACGCAGTTTTCCGAAGTAAATTATGCCTTGGAAGGAACATTAGATGACCAATTAAAAATTAAGGGAAAATTAACCATAAGCAGTAGAGGCAACAAAGCATTCTTAAAGCGTCAACATATTGCTAAATTTAATTCTTTGGAAGAATATTGGGAAAAAATGGATGAAGAAATGCCCAACATCACTCTGATAAAGTCGAGTATTCAAAACCTTGAGGATATTGATCAAATCTTGATAGAAGAATTCGATGTCGTCGCGGATGTTTCCAAACAGATGGGACAAGATGAAATAGTTTTGGCTCCAACTATTATTGACAGGGTCGTCCACAACCCATTTAAAGCGCAGGAAAGAACTTACCCTGTCGATATGGGTTATAAATCCAAAACTCTGTATTCGATTAAATTAACAATTCCTGATCAATATGAGATTGTCGAAAAACCACAAAATGCTTCTTTAGTACTCCCAGAGTCAACTGCAAAATATAAATATGTCAGCCAAGTTGATGGTAACCAAATCGAAATCCTACAGAGCCTCACGTTCAACAAGCCCCTATTTTCAGTCGATGAATATTTTTCACTCAAAGAATTGTATTCCCGTATCATTCAACAACAAAAAGTAGATCTAAAATTAATTAGTAAAAAATGA